A genomic region of Saccopteryx bilineata isolate mSacBil1 chromosome 1, mSacBil1_pri_phased_curated, whole genome shotgun sequence contains the following coding sequences:
- the LOC136319136 gene encoding interferon-induced transmembrane protein 3-like — MIKEEHEVATQGTPLDSRPVMSTVVHIQPETVVPDYVVWSLLNALYLNLFCLGFMAFAYSVKSRDRKMVGDVMGAQSYASTAKLLNIIALVLGLTGIIALIIYLVTTSFSMHIKF, encoded by the exons atgaTCAAGGAGGAACACGAGGTAGCCACCCAGGGGACGCCCCTAGACTCTAGACCTGTGATGTCCACCGTGGTCCACATCCAGCCTGAGACCGTCGTGCCCGACTACGTCGTCTGGTCCCTGCTCAACGCGCTCTACCTCAACCTCTTCTGCCTGGGCTTCATGGCGTTCGCCTACTCAGTGAAG TCTAGGGACCGGAAGATGGTGGGCGACGTGATGGGGGCGCAGAGCTACGCGTCCACCGCCAAGCTCCTGAACATCATTGCCCTGGTCCTGGGCCTCACTGGGATTATTGCATTAATTATTTATCTGGTGACTACAAGCTTCTCAATGCACATTAAGTTTTGA
- the LOC136320950 gene encoding interferon-induced transmembrane protein 5, with protein MDTAYPREDPRAPTPRKADGAAHTAVALGAPCPPPRDHLIWSVFSTLYLNLCCLGFLALAYSIKARDQKVAGDLEEARRLGSKAKCYNILATMWALVPPLLILALVVTGALHLSRLAKDSAAFFSTKFEDSDYD; from the exons ATGGACACCGCGTACCCCCGCGAGGACCCCCGCGCCCCGACGCCCCGCAAGGCCGATGGCGCAGCGCACACAGCCGTGGCGCTGGGGGCGCCGTGCCCCCCGCCCCGCGACCACTTGATCTGGTCGGTGTTCAGCACCCTCTACCTGAACCTGTGCTGCCTGGGCTTCCTGGCGCTGGCCTACTCCATCAAG GCCCGGGACCAGAAGGTGGCTGGAGACTTGGAGGAGGCCCGGCGTCTAGGCTCCAAAGCCAAGTGCTACAACATCCTGGCCACCATGTGGGCCCTGGTGCCGCCTCTGCTGATCCTGGCGCTGGTGGTGACCGGGGCCCTGCACCTGTCCCGGCTGGCCAAGGACTCCGCGGCCTTCTTCAGCACCAAGTTTGAGGACTCGGACTATGACTGA
- the LOC136320949 gene encoding interferon-induced transmembrane protein 3-like codes for MIKEDNEVGMMEAPQNSRPMMSTVVHIQPETVMPDYVVWSLFSTLFFNPCCLGLVAFSFSVKSRDRKMVGDVIGAQSYASTAKLLNIIALVLGILVAVILIIFYVLRSFKRF; via the exons ATGATCAAGGAGGACAATGAGGTGGGCATGATGGAGGCGCCCCAGAACTCAAGGCCCATGATGTCCACCGTGGTCCACATCCAGCCCGAGACGGTCATGCCCGACTACGTCGTCTGGTCTCTGTTCAGCACGCTCTTCTTCAACCCCTGCTGCCTGGGCTTAGTGGCCTTCTCCTTCTCAGTGAAG TCTAGGGACCGGAAGATGGTGGGCGACGTGATCGGGGCGCAGAGCTACGCGTCCACCGCCAAGCTCCTGAACATCATTGCCCTGGTCCTGGGCATTCTTGTGGCcgtcattttgattattttttatgtccTTCGTTCATTCAAAAGATTCTAG